In Halobacteriovorax marinus SJ, the following proteins share a genomic window:
- a CDS encoding aromatic ring-hydroxylating oxygenase subunit alpha: MTKKLTSEFNTRTQPMRKHRIFNNWNVVTKGWYIACRSKDLGKDKVLSIDLNGQKLVLWRTKDGVACTDGFCPHMGVDLAIGKVVDEKLQCFFHHWQFDKEAKCVHIPCGEDPPKNLKFNSYATREKYGHIWVWPESQTDEEVLDIPGLENCDLIYSFDKTYERSCHYHITMINGIDPQHLRTVHNISIDMDIDIDETKSNHIEFTLSGKFPTATLQERMGKFLLGEEYSYSMKYADGCLAALTMLKGAKLFNRFTLPELKMIFAYSLIEEGRILVRPIFVNKRSTGLFAPFSNFLKLFMTKRFFKMLQGEDGMVYENIRFNSTSFLKLDAPVVKYIGYLNKLEDSIWSQTKSGE, encoded by the coding sequence ATGACTAAGAAATTAACAAGTGAGTTCAACACAAGAACTCAACCCATGAGAAAGCATAGAATTTTTAATAATTGGAATGTCGTTACTAAGGGTTGGTATATCGCATGCCGGTCTAAAGACCTTGGTAAAGATAAAGTTCTAAGCATAGACTTAAATGGACAAAAATTAGTTCTTTGGAGAACCAAAGATGGTGTTGCATGCACAGATGGATTTTGTCCACATATGGGTGTTGATTTAGCAATTGGAAAAGTTGTAGATGAAAAACTACAATGCTTCTTCCACCACTGGCAATTCGATAAAGAGGCCAAGTGTGTGCACATCCCGTGCGGTGAAGATCCACCAAAGAATTTAAAATTTAATAGCTATGCTACAAGAGAGAAATATGGCCATATCTGGGTTTGGCCTGAATCACAAACAGATGAAGAAGTCCTAGATATACCAGGCTTAGAAAATTGTGATCTCATCTATAGCTTTGATAAGACCTACGAGAGAAGTTGTCACTATCATATTACTATGATCAATGGAATTGACCCACAACACCTTAGAACAGTTCACAATATAAGTATCGATATGGATATTGATATCGATGAGACTAAGAGCAATCATATTGAGTTCACATTAAGTGGAAAATTCCCTACTGCAACTCTACAGGAGAGAATGGGGAAGTTCTTACTTGGAGAAGAGTATTCTTATTCTATGAAATACGCAGATGGCTGTTTGGCCGCGCTTACGATGCTCAAGGGAGCGAAGCTCTTTAACCGCTTTACTTTGCCTGAGCTTAAAATGATCTTCGCATACTCTTTAATAGAGGAAGGGAGAATATTGGTTAGACCTATATTTGTAAATAAGAGATCCACTGGGCTATTTGCTCCCTTTTCTAATTTCTTAAAACTCTTTATGACAAAGAGGTTTTTTAAAATGCTTCAGGGAGAAGATGGTATGGTCTATGAGAATATTAGATTCAATTCTACTTCTTTTTTAAAGCTGGATGCACCAGTTGTTAAATATATTGGTTATTTAAATAAATTAGAAGATTCTATATGGTCACAAACTAAGAGCGGCGAGTAA
- a CDS encoding ferritin-like domain-containing protein, with protein MSKSLDVSVYMNNLHQRSNESLKRILKTRYKQRGEFLTTGVFWDEEAFDLQNVEVFKNLSIEEQSLLLTQNSSDRVEEAYHIEKSGIAYGAKMTLLSENLEERLLYGTFTGDEARHFQLVSKYINNTNLTPECNPFLQLLAQMIETAPKKSLVFMIQVLLEGWGMDHYNTMAKSCLNDSLKEDLSSILADEASHHGSGLILFNESELSREDLEYVRVSLETFFSMVQCGPLSVYSRLISSVDSLSRSNKRDILSQMNAMETTQRKLDQLSALMKKSGAHTLLGEMESSGKLKSFDIDQMLSIA; from the coding sequence ATGAGCAAGAGTCTAGATGTATCAGTTTATATGAATAATCTTCACCAAAGAAGTAATGAATCTTTGAAGAGGATATTGAAAACTCGCTATAAGCAAAGAGGCGAGTTTCTTACTACTGGTGTATTCTGGGACGAAGAGGCCTTTGACTTACAAAATGTAGAAGTATTTAAAAATTTATCAATCGAAGAGCAAAGTCTCTTACTTACTCAAAACTCTAGTGACCGAGTAGAAGAAGCATATCATATTGAAAAGTCCGGTATTGCCTATGGAGCTAAGATGACTCTTTTAAGTGAGAACTTAGAAGAGAGACTTCTCTATGGAACTTTTACTGGAGATGAGGCGAGGCACTTTCAGCTTGTCTCAAAATATATCAATAATACAAATCTAACGCCTGAGTGTAATCCATTCCTGCAGCTCTTGGCGCAAATGATTGAGACTGCACCTAAGAAGTCTCTGGTTTTTATGATTCAAGTTCTCCTAGAAGGATGGGGGATGGATCACTACAATACTATGGCAAAGAGTTGTCTAAATGATTCATTAAAGGAAGATCTCTCATCGATTCTTGCTGATGAAGCTTCTCATCACGGAAGTGGATTAATTCTTTTTAATGAAAGTGAATTATCACGTGAAGACCTAGAGTATGTGAGAGTATCTCTAGAAACTTTCTTCTCTATGGTTCAGTGTGGTCCACTGAGTGTTTACTCAAGACTAATTTCATCAGTTGATTCTCTTTCTAGATCTAATAAGAGAGATATTCTCTCTCAAATGAATGCCATGGAGACAACACAAAGAAAGCTTGATCAATTATCTGCACTAATGAAGAAATCAGGTGCTCATACACTCTTAGGAGAAATGGAGAGTTCTGGTAAGCTTAAGAGCTTTGATATTGATCAAATGCTATCAATTGCCTAG
- a CDS encoding aromatic ring-hydroxylating dioxygenase subunit alpha: MSNLSKTKIFNNTHAIIEGWYWGLRSKELKKGKIKHLKLMGEDLAVYRGEDGIVRALKAHCPHMGAHLAEGKVEGNEVRCFFHHWKFDSEGNLNDIPCREKLGLKVKQATYPVEERYGLIWIWTGEQAKRKLPFVPELEDQEVDSTLGTPFVKECHPNVMMINAIDAHHFYSVHNLPVKLFLRPRVINSNTIQFNNETKVPDTNIFTRFIGRFYAGALTYSMCYFNASTGTVTIGPDFLHFHIMFAIRSNEQGKAEGQTVLITKKRKGLIGKLVNKVLLAATKVVGNYFAAGDTEVFKTIKFDFKHPLNEDHAIIKFIQHAEKQQTCDWGYAKKIDNDVEDMIDLHNGPLVASKKVNSSKEVMEMSHEG; encoded by the coding sequence ATGTCCAATCTATCTAAGACGAAGATCTTTAATAATACTCATGCCATCATCGAAGGATGGTACTGGGGACTGCGCTCAAAGGAGCTCAAGAAGGGAAAGATTAAGCATCTTAAGCTTATGGGTGAGGACTTGGCCGTGTACCGCGGAGAAGATGGTATCGTTCGAGCTCTTAAGGCCCATTGTCCACATATGGGCGCTCATTTGGCCGAAGGAAAAGTAGAAGGTAATGAAGTTAGATGCTTCTTTCACCATTGGAAATTCGATAGTGAAGGAAATTTAAACGATATCCCTTGTAGGGAAAAGCTAGGTCTTAAAGTAAAGCAAGCAACTTATCCAGTTGAAGAGCGCTACGGACTTATTTGGATTTGGACTGGGGAGCAGGCCAAGAGGAAGCTACCTTTTGTCCCTGAGTTAGAAGATCAAGAAGTTGACTCAACTCTCGGAACACCATTTGTAAAAGAGTGTCATCCAAATGTAATGATGATCAATGCAATTGATGCTCATCACTTTTATAGTGTTCACAATCTTCCAGTTAAATTATTTCTAAGACCAAGAGTGATTAACTCAAATACGATTCAATTTAATAATGAGACCAAAGTTCCTGACACTAATATCTTCACACGCTTTATTGGAAGATTCTATGCTGGAGCACTTACTTATTCTATGTGCTATTTTAACGCTTCTACTGGAACGGTCACAATTGGACCAGATTTTCTCCACTTTCATATAATGTTTGCTATTCGAAGTAATGAACAAGGAAAGGCCGAGGGACAGACAGTACTCATAACTAAAAAGAGAAAAGGTCTTATTGGTAAGCTTGTAAATAAAGTTCTTTTGGCAGCTACTAAAGTTGTAGGTAATTACTTTGCTGCTGGAGATACGGAAGTTTTTAAAACGATAAAATTTGATTTCAAGCACCCATTAAATGAAGACCACGCAATAATAAAATTTATTCAACACGCAGAAAAGCAACAAACCTGTGATTGGGGTTATGCTAAGAAAATTGATAATGACGTAGAAGATATGATTGATTTACACAACGGTCCTCTGGTTGCGTCTAAGAAAGTTAATAGCTCTAAAGAAGTTATGGAGATGAGTCATGAAGGGTAA
- a CDS encoding Kazal-type serine protease inhibitor domain-containing protein — protein sequence MKVLKYIAPLFILISCSSNNIQEEKVLKKDKEEINSCICMEIYSPVCGRDGKTYSNSCVAMCHKVSYKNGACR from the coding sequence ATGAAAGTACTTAAATATATCGCTCCCCTATTTATCCTAATTTCTTGCTCAAGCAATAATATCCAAGAAGAAAAAGTCCTAAAGAAAGATAAAGAGGAAATCAATTCATGTATCTGCATGGAGATCTATAGTCCAGTCTGCGGCCGAGACGGTAAGACCTATTCTAATTCGTGCGTGGCCATGTGCCATAAGGTCTCTTATAAAAATGGTGCTTGCAGATAG
- a CDS encoding FAD-dependent oxidoreductase: MIEDIENYDLIIVGNGICAQSILFEIRKSPRFNLDTLKIAHVFNDKLLSPCSENTTSVVSLSGVSKGVSPLGDLIYDSYDYTAQLARLELSDYFHSASQYHIFEDDTNSDQFNKRYDLPRKHQLLEREFLAHKDECFVVDNTSLLKYLEELNSSLNLNKIQDTLVHIDDSRVIHLASGKKISAKKVILAMGAYSNHFLPSIEHAHLSYSKKVPGDYVSFTNLDLGKECFVLTKGHYNLVYRSFSKEVLIGGTTLKNDLSATEFMPLDELYQYFSKFIDDIPKLMSGEIRKGLRHKGRKRMPFLGEISSGIYSFHGVYKNGFTFSFYMANQFIRDFEL; this comes from the coding sequence ATGATAGAAGATATTGAAAATTATGATCTAATTATTGTGGGTAACGGAATTTGTGCTCAATCTATCTTATTTGAAATAAGAAAATCGCCTCGATTTAATCTTGACACTTTAAAAATCGCCCATGTTTTCAACGATAAACTTCTATCTCCGTGCTCAGAAAATACTACTAGTGTCGTAAGCTTATCTGGAGTGAGTAAAGGGGTCAGTCCTTTGGGTGATCTGATCTATGACTCCTATGATTATACAGCACAGCTTGCTCGCTTAGAATTAAGTGATTATTTTCATAGTGCTTCTCAGTATCATATTTTCGAAGACGACACTAATAGCGATCAATTTAATAAGCGCTATGATTTACCTAGAAAGCACCAACTTTTAGAGAGAGAGTTTCTTGCTCATAAGGACGAATGTTTTGTTGTAGATAATACATCTCTTTTAAAATATTTAGAGGAGCTAAATTCATCTCTAAATTTAAATAAGATTCAAGACACCCTCGTTCACATAGATGATTCAAGAGTCATTCATCTGGCCAGTGGTAAGAAGATTTCCGCTAAGAAAGTAATCCTGGCAATGGGAGCTTACTCAAATCATTTTCTTCCTTCAATTGAGCACGCGCACTTGAGCTACTCTAAGAAAGTGCCAGGAGATTATGTGAGTTTTACTAATCTTGATCTTGGAAAAGAGTGTTTTGTCTTAACTAAGGGGCACTATAATTTAGTGTACCGCTCCTTTTCAAAAGAAGTCCTCATCGGTGGAACGACGCTAAAGAATGATTTGAGCGCCACTGAGTTTATGCCTCTAGATGAATTGTATCAGTATTTTTCAAAGTTTATTGATGATATTCCTAAACTTATGAGTGGAGAGATAAGAAAAGGGCTTAGGCACAAAGGTAGAAAGAGAATGCCGTTTCTTGGAGAGATTAGCAGTGGCATTTACTCCTTTCACGGCGTCTATAAAAATGGTTTTACCTTCTCATTCTATATGGCGAATCAATTTATTAGAGACTTTGAACTCTAA
- a CDS encoding Tex family protein, with amino-acid sequence MAIDSQAVVYASTNTEITAKQVIAVLTMLIDEECTIPFITRYRKEATGGLDEVQIRDIQSSYEEYLEREKRRQFILDTIKKQEQLTPELEKKILAAQTLNQLEDIYAPYKVKKKTKGMIATEAGLAPFADLILSTKGSMQDLAKEAVKFINPDKKVQNFDDAVKGACDIIIEKFAHDTEIKEQLRADYWKEAILKSTKRDKAEAVKDFEKYKDYFEFEQRVSELKDPKASHRFLAMRRGMTQKVLKVEVSFPEEVATGLIKKKYFDDEALTLVNVLMDCSKKAFNNYIHGSLDLEMKTDLKKLSDESAINVFGVNLKNLLLQPYLGAKAVLGMDPGVRTGVKLAVVDNTGKFLVDTVVYPHPPKNHVVESAKIIEAIIDQFGIEYIAIGNGTYGRETLAIVEKHVEQVKEGKVKATMISEAGASIYSASEIARKEFPDKDPTVRGAISIARRFQDPLAELVKIDPKSIGVGQYQHDVNQTRLKKSLDGVVESCVNFVGVDINTASAPLLSFISGIGPSVAKNVVKYREENQGFSNREELLKVSRFSNKVFQQAAGFLRVYGGENPLDSTFIHPESYEAIKNWCDGNGLAVNDLIQNNEQILKMEKDSSFRDQVGEYTHNDIIKSLRAPSQDPRTEFKTTEFRKDISKIGDLKVDEWYPGIVTNITQFGAFVDIGIKENGLLHVSQIADKFVENALDELKVGQELKVRVKDVDLDRGRISLSCKQDDGNAEFKSNYESTPRRGAKPKSAPKSDAPLKNNAFAGLKNFKFK; translated from the coding sequence ATGGCAATTGATTCACAAGCAGTTGTATACGCCTCTACCAACACAGAAATAACTGCAAAACAAGTTATCGCTGTTCTCACAATGCTCATTGATGAAGAATGTACTATTCCCTTCATCACTCGATATAGAAAAGAGGCCACTGGTGGACTTGATGAAGTACAAATTAGAGATATTCAATCATCTTATGAAGAGTACCTAGAAAGAGAAAAGAGAAGACAATTCATTCTTGATACGATTAAAAAACAAGAGCAACTCACACCTGAGTTAGAGAAGAAGATCTTAGCTGCGCAAACACTTAATCAGCTAGAAGATATCTACGCTCCTTATAAAGTTAAGAAAAAGACCAAGGGAATGATCGCAACAGAAGCTGGTCTGGCCCCATTTGCTGATCTTATTCTCTCAACTAAAGGCTCTATGCAAGACCTAGCAAAGGAAGCCGTTAAATTTATAAACCCAGATAAGAAAGTGCAAAACTTTGATGATGCCGTAAAAGGTGCCTGTGATATCATCATTGAAAAATTTGCTCACGATACTGAAATCAAAGAACAATTAAGAGCAGACTACTGGAAAGAGGCCATCTTAAAATCTACGAAGAGAGATAAGGCCGAAGCAGTAAAAGATTTTGAAAAGTATAAAGACTACTTTGAATTTGAACAAAGAGTTTCAGAACTTAAAGACCCAAAAGCGTCACATAGATTCCTCGCAATGAGAAGAGGAATGACTCAGAAAGTTTTAAAAGTAGAAGTTAGCTTTCCTGAAGAGGTGGCCACAGGTCTCATCAAGAAGAAGTATTTTGACGATGAAGCCCTAACACTTGTTAATGTTCTCATGGACTGTTCAAAGAAAGCATTTAATAACTATATCCACGGCTCTCTAGATCTAGAGATGAAAACAGATTTAAAGAAATTATCTGATGAATCTGCCATTAATGTATTTGGTGTAAACCTTAAGAACCTTCTACTACAACCTTACCTTGGGGCCAAGGCAGTTCTTGGAATGGACCCTGGAGTTAGAACAGGTGTTAAGCTTGCAGTAGTAGATAATACAGGAAAATTCCTAGTTGATACTGTTGTTTATCCACACCCACCTAAGAATCATGTTGTAGAATCGGCAAAGATTATTGAAGCAATTATTGATCAATTTGGAATTGAATATATTGCAATTGGAAACGGAACTTATGGTAGAGAGACACTCGCCATAGTAGAGAAGCATGTTGAACAAGTTAAAGAAGGAAAAGTTAAGGCAACAATGATTTCAGAAGCTGGTGCCTCAATTTATTCTGCTTCAGAAATTGCTAGAAAAGAATTTCCTGACAAAGACCCTACAGTAAGAGGGGCCATCTCAATTGCAAGAAGATTTCAAGATCCGCTTGCAGAACTAGTGAAGATTGACCCTAAATCAATTGGTGTTGGTCAATATCAACACGATGTAAACCAAACAAGACTTAAGAAGTCACTTGATGGTGTTGTTGAGAGTTGTGTGAACTTTGTTGGTGTTGATATCAATACTGCATCGGCTCCACTTCTATCATTTATCTCTGGAATCGGACCTAGTGTTGCTAAGAATGTTGTAAAATATAGAGAAGAGAACCAAGGTTTCTCAAATAGAGAAGAGTTATTAAAAGTATCTCGCTTCTCAAATAAAGTTTTTCAACAAGCCGCAGGATTTCTTAGAGTTTACGGTGGGGAGAATCCACTAGACTCAACGTTTATCCACCCAGAGAGCTATGAGGCCATAAAGAATTGGTGTGATGGTAATGGGCTAGCAGTTAATGACCTCATTCAAAATAACGAACAAATTCTAAAAATGGAAAAAGATAGCAGCTTTAGAGATCAAGTGGGTGAATATACTCATAACGATATTATCAAGTCTCTAAGAGCGCCATCACAGGATCCGAGAACGGAATTTAAGACGACTGAGTTTAGAAAAGATATCTCTAAGATCGGAGATCTAAAAGTTGATGAATGGTATCCTGGAATTGTAACTAATATCACTCAATTTGGTGCCTTCGTTGACATCGGAATCAAAGAGAATGGTCTACTTCACGTTTCTCAGATAGCTGATAAATTCGTAGAGAATGCTCTAGATGAATTAAAAGTTGGCCAAGAGTTAAAAGTTAGAGTGAAGGATGTTGATTTAGATAGAGGAAGAATTTCTCTTTCTTGTAAGCAAGATGATGGGAATGCGGAGTTTAAGTCTAATTACGAATCAACTCCAAGAAGAGGTGCTAAGCCAAAGTCGGCACCAAAGTCTGATGCACCACTAAAGAATAATGCCTTCGCAGGATTAAAGAACTTTAAATTTAAATAG